In Humulus lupulus chromosome 7, drHumLupu1.1, whole genome shotgun sequence, the following are encoded in one genomic region:
- the LOC133789480 gene encoding uncharacterized protein LOC133789480, with translation MDIDLSKITLRPFNLRDVDDVMLFVGDDQVTRYLRRRTLTSKDEALTFLKDVCNPDHHHWHRSICIDDRSIGFISAFPGSDESMFKAEMSAGVAAEYWSKGIFTQAMKIAVAQVFKDLPHLVRLEGFVDVDNKASQRVLEKVGFRKEGHLKKYSFHKGKLRDCFINSFLSTDLLPSKL, from the coding sequence ATGGATATCGACCTATCAAAAATCACACTCCGTCCATTCAATCTAAGGGACGTGGATGATGTGATGCTATTCGTCGGTGACGATCAAGTGACTCGATATCTTCGACGGAGAACTTTGACCTCCAAAGATGAGGCGTTGACTTTCTTAAAAGATGTTTGTAACCCTGATCATCACCATTGGCACCGCTCTATATGCATTGATGACCGTTCGATTGGCTTCATCTCAGCATTCCCAGGCAGTGATGAGAGCATGTTCAAGGCTGAGATGAGCGCTGGTGTGGCCGCTGAGTATTGGAGCAAAGGAATATTTACACAGGCCATGAAAATAGCAGTTGCTCAAGTTTTCAAGGACTTACCTCACTTGGTAAGGCTGGAAGGTTTTGTTGATGTAGACAATAAGGCCTCTCAAAGGGTTTTAGAGAAAGTTGGGTTTCGAAAAGAGGGTCACCTTAAGAAATATAGTTTTCACAAGGGAAAACTCAGAGATTGTTTTATTAATAGTTTTTTGTCCACTGATTTGCTTCCCTCAAAGTTGTAA